A portion of the Candidatus Micrarchaeia archaeon genome contains these proteins:
- a CDS encoding NAD-dependent epimerase/dehydratase family protein: protein MNILVTGASGHLGKYLIEDLTERYMIRALLLSPDETSKIENYNNIEIVYGDLTDPITIEGITKDIDVVIHLAAVIDYIAPENTLYKVNYEGTKNVIRECAKTGVKKFIYISSTAVYGKNLPKEAINEDFPLKPNNAYGKSKMLAEQELLKFKEKMNVIILRLSMLYGKGFDKGYFYILRAIEKKEMKMIGNGENHIPLLHVKDAVEAIKLSLENKTQSGSVYNVANQNSITQKELLTIAANELNVDPPTSTFPIFLVKTLASFELIGSYLTTKEPKLLNEYIDKISADRQFSIHKIEMDLGFFPKVNIKEGMKEMVEYYIEKEYEKEEIKEEENEVDYNDEEN, encoded by the coding sequence ATGAATATATTAGTTACTGGTGCAAGCGGGCATTTGGGCAAATATTTAATAGAAGATTTAACAGAAAGATATATGATTCGAGCTTTATTACTATCCCCAGATGAGACTTCAAAAATAGAAAATTATAATAATATTGAAATTGTATATGGAGATTTAACTGATCCAATAACAATAGAAGGGATTACAAAAGATATTGATGTGGTTATCCATTTAGCAGCAGTAATAGATTATATTGCCCCTGAAAATACTTTATATAAAGTTAATTACGAAGGCACTAAAAATGTAATTAGAGAATGCGCCAAAACTGGAGTTAAAAAATTTATTTATATTAGTTCTACTGCTGTATATGGAAAAAATCTTCCAAAAGAAGCGATTAATGAAGATTTTCCTTTAAAGCCGAATAATGCTTATGGAAAATCAAAAATGCTTGCAGAACAAGAACTATTAAAATTTAAAGAAAAAATGAATGTAATTATCCTAAGATTATCTATGTTATATGGAAAAGGATTTGATAAAGGTTATTTTTATATTTTAAGAGCAATTGAAAAAAAAGAAATGAAAATGATTGGTAATGGAGAAAACCATATACCTTTATTACATGTAAAAGACGCAGTTGAAGCAATAAAATTATCCTTAGAAAATAAAACACAAAGTGGATCAGTATATAATGTGGCAAATCAGAACTCAATAACACAAAAAGAGCTTTTAACAATAGCTGCTAATGAGTTAAATGTTGATCCTCCAACTTCAACATTTCCAATTTTTTTAGTAAAAACTTTAGCAAGTTTTGAATTAATAGGAAGCTATTTAACTACAAAAGAACCAAAATTATTAAATGAATATATAGATAAAATATCTGCAGATAGACAATTTAGTATACATAAAATTGAAATGGATTTGGGATTTTTTCCAAAAGTAAATATTAAAGAAGGTATGAAAGAAATGGTTGAATATTATATTGAAAAAGAATATGAAAAAGAAGAAATAAAAGAAGAAGAAAATGAGGTGGATTATAATGATGAGGAAAATTGA